The following DNA comes from Hahella chejuensis KCTC 2396.
ACGACTGGCGCTGTCGCCGCAAAAATTAGAACATTTTCCGAGCAAATCTGTGAGAACCGCCTATACTTATTTATTGTCAGGCAGACGTCTCGTCTGCCCGCTTTTCGTCAATAAATACAACGATCCCCGCTGGCCCTTTCGCGCCAGCCACTTACACCGCTCTATTAATAAATGCCTTGCAAGGCTTCTGTTTTATTAGGGAGTGCAGTGACAATGAAAACCAACCTCAAAGTCTGCTTGACGGCGTCAACCCTGTTCCTGTCCGCAACCGCTACGCATGCGGCGATGATCAATCAGGTGGACTATTTCAGCTTATCCGGCAATGTCCTCATCGATTTTGAGTCCGTTACAGGCGGCGCGGCGCCGGGTACCAATTACGATGGCGTCATCGACTTGGTCGGCGCCTCGTTCGCCGAAAAGTTTGAAGGCCAAACGCTTTCCACCAGCGGCAATTCGGACATTCTCAGTGGTGCGCCGACAGGCGGGGGATTGACCCTATCGCTTGGAGCCGCCGGTCGTAACCTCAACGTCTTCACCTATAGCGGCGACGGCAACGTTCTCACCGGTCTCGGACATCTGGGGTGGCCCAATTTCGACGCCATCGGCGAAGGCGCCGTCGCCATCCTGTTCGACAACGACCAGTCCGAATTCGGATTCCAGTCAGTAGGCGGCAACCTCGGTTCAGCCGTGTTTGAGTTCTGGGCGCGTGACGGTTCGCTCCTGGACACCATCATGCCAACCAGCCTCGGCACGGACTATTTTGGATTCGCCCGGGAAGGCGGGCTTCAGGATATCGCCGGGATTTCTATCTATAACACTGATCCGGCTGGCATTGGTTTCGACGACATCATCTTTGACGTTCCCGGGCCGGATGATCCACGTAATGTTCCCGAGCCTCCGGTTCTGGCTCTGCTGCTACTGGGCTTATTGGGTCTGCGCCTGACGCCGCGCCGTCAGAAACCCTGACTGTTATGCATAAAAAAACGGCGCCTCGCGCCGTTTTTTTATTCCAATCGCTCGCAGGGCGTTAACGGGTGCCGTACACCACCATGGTTTTGCCTTTGACCTGCACCAGGCCCTGGTCTTCCAGCGCCTTCAATACGCGCCCGACCATTTCCCGCGAACATCCGACGATGCGGCCGATTTCCTGGCGGGTGATTTTGATTTGCATGCCATCCGGATGCGTCATCGCGTCCGGCTCCTTACACAGGTCAAGCAAGGTGCGCGCAACCCGGCCCGTCACGTCGAGAAACGCAAGGTCGCCAACCTTACGGGTGGTCTGCCGTAAGCGCGAGGCCATCTGCTCGCCGATGAAATACAGTACGCGGGGGTCTTCTTGTGCGATTTCACGGAATTTCGTGTAGCTGATCTCCGCCACTTCACACTCGGTCTTGGCTTTGACCCAGGCGCTGCGGGAGCCCATTTGATCCTGATCGAACAATCCCATTTCGCCAAAAAAGTCTCCGGCGTTCAAATACGCCATGATCATTTCACGACCGTCGTCGTCTTCGATGATGACCGTCACGGACCCTTTGACGATGTAAAACAGTGAATCGCTCTTATCGCCAGCATAAATAATGGTGCTTTTGCTGGGATAGCGGCGACGATGACACTGCGACAGGAAGTAATCCAGATGTTTGGTTTTATGCTCGACCGGTTTAGCAATCGTGACCATGTTAATGTCCCATTCATTACCTTAGGCGCAGAAACTTATCCGCCTTGGATGTTTCGCTGAGTTCGGTATAACGTTTTTCTAATTGTTTAATAACCATCACAGGCGTTTCGACTCCGGTATCCGGCGCTTTGGAGTCGCTCCGAAGCCGATCGGCGCTTGGCCGCAACCGCTTAATTATCAAGATGTTCCTTAAATTAAGCACGAATAATCGCTTTAGGCAAGAGACGCCGCGCCCTTAGCCACGCGCCTGACGGAGATCAGGGGACGTCAATGCGGCCTGGATCACATAAGTGTGAATATCTCGCCGGCCGGCCAACTTTCATTTCAACATTTTTCAGTTATTTCAACATTTCAGTTTGCCGGACGCCGGTGATCGTGTTTCACCGTCATGCGACGATCAGGCGTAAATATCCGCCTGCAGGCGTTTACTGCGGGTTACTATCCCCTAGTATAGACCATCTTTTGTGAAACATTTTCCACGACAAGGAGTTATGCTACTCTGACCGCCCCGCGCAGTTGCGGCCATAGCGCATAGCGAGTCAGAAAATCCAGTGGGAGTATGAGATGAAAGCGACCATTACCTGGGGCGGCGACGCCAAGTTCATCGGAAAGTCCGGCTCCGGCCATGACGTAGTGATGGACGGCCCTCCCGATCACGGCGGCCAGAATCAAGGCCCGCGCCCGATGGAAATGCTGTTGCTAGGACTTGGCGGTTGCACCTCTTTTGACGTCATGAGCATCCTGACGAAAGCCCGCGCCGACGTCACCGACTGCGTAGCTGAAATCACTGCGGAGCGCGCCGACGCAGTGCCTGCGGTCTTCACTAAAATTCATATCCACTTCATCGTTACCGGCCGGGATCTGCGCGATCCAGTGGTGAAACGCGCCGTGGACCTGTCCGCCGAAAAGTACTGCTCCGCCTCCATCATGTTGGAGAAAGGCGGCGTGGAGATCACCCACGACTTTGAAATTCGCGCCCCTGAGGACGCCCAGTAAGCGGTTTATTAAAAACTCCACCGTCCTCAAATATTTA
Coding sequences within:
- a CDS encoding PEP-CTERM domain protein codes for the protein MKTNLKVCLTASTLFLSATATHAAMINQVDYFSLSGNVLIDFESVTGGAAPGTNYDGVIDLVGASFAEKFEGQTLSTSGNSDILSGAPTGGGLTLSLGAAGRNLNVFTYSGDGNVLTGLGHLGWPNFDAIGEGAVAILFDNDQSEFGFQSVGGNLGSAVFEFWARDGSLLDTIMPTSLGTDYFGFAREGGLQDIAGISIYNTDPAGIGFDDIIFDVPGPDDPRNVPEPPVLALLLLGLLGLRLTPRRQKP
- a CDS encoding OsmC family protein: MKATITWGGDAKFIGKSGSGHDVVMDGPPDHGGQNQGPRPMEMLLLGLGGCTSFDVMSILTKARADVTDCVAEITAERADAVPAVFTKIHIHFIVTGRDLRDPVVKRAVDLSAEKYCSASIMLEKGGVEITHDFEIRAPEDAQ
- the crp gene encoding cAMP-activated global transcriptional regulator CRP; its protein translation is MVTIAKPVEHKTKHLDYFLSQCHRRRYPSKSTIIYAGDKSDSLFYIVKGSVTVIIEDDDGREMIMAYLNAGDFFGEMGLFDQDQMGSRSAWVKAKTECEVAEISYTKFREIAQEDPRVLYFIGEQMASRLRQTTRKVGDLAFLDVTGRVARTLLDLCKEPDAMTHPDGMQIKITRQEIGRIVGCSREMVGRVLKALEDQGLVQVKGKTMVVYGTR